TCGTCATTAAATTTATTTTTTAATTCTTTAAGTAGTTCTGAATCTGTATTTTTCATATACATAATTTTTAAGGTGGCAATCTCTTAAAGATATATTTATATTTTAATTCTTAATAACTATATCTCACCAATCCAACTCCTTTTTCACAATCTCTCCCAAGCGAATAACTGTGTTCCATAAATTGGATTCACTACTTACAATGATATTGAAATTAAGTAATTAAATTATCTGTATAAAGATAGAATTATTATCTAAGACATACAGCAAATGTTACAGAAAATGTAGAATCCTATCAAACTAAACCCCTTGCACTAAATTCAATAATTAACTATATTTGCATATAACCTAATTAATCACCTGAAACACAACTTTTATTACTAAAACAACCGTCAAAATATGATAGACTTTATTGGTGACATTCACGGTCACGCTGACAAGCTTGAAGCATTGCTTGTAAAATTGGGATATGTTAAAGTTAATGGAGCATATTCCCATCCAAGCAGGAAAGTATTGTTTGTTGGCGACTATATCGACAGGGGTCCAAAAATCAGAGAGACACTACAGATTGTAAGAGCAATGGTTGAAAATGAAAGTGCCATTGCCCTGATGGGAAACCATGAGTACAACGCTCTCTGTTTTCATTTTCAGGAGACTGAAGGAGGTCACCTCAGAAAACATCTGATTAAAAATATCATTCAGCATTATGAAACACTCAAGCAGTTTCAGAACCGTCAAAGTGAGTACGAGGATTACCTGGAGTGGTTTAAAACTTTGCCTCTTTATTACGAGACAAACAATTTCAGGGCTGTTCACGCTTGCTGGGACAACAACAATATTAAATATTTAAGAAAAACACTTGTTGACGACAGGCTTACTGACGATTTAATTTACCAGTCGGTAAAGAAAGGAACAGAATTAAACATTGCGATAGATGAGACTCTAAAAGGCAAGGAGATGAAGATGCCAGCCGGACTCTCCTTTACCGATAAAGATGGTACAGTAAGAACTGAGATAAGGATAAAATGGTGGGAAGATCCATCCTTAATGACCTACAAATCTATTAGTGTTTTACCTATTGATAATTTACCTCAACAACCAATTAGATTATCTGAATTGAAG
This portion of the Lascolabacillus massiliensis genome encodes:
- a CDS encoding metallophosphoesterase, which gives rise to MIDFIGDIHGHADKLEALLVKLGYVKVNGAYSHPSRKVLFVGDYIDRGPKIRETLQIVRAMVENESAIALMGNHEYNALCFHFQETEGGHLRKHLIKNIIQHYETLKQFQNRQSEYEDYLEWFKTLPLYYETNNFRAVHACWDNNNIKYLRKTLVDDRLTDDLIYQSVKKGTELNIAIDETLKGKEMKMPAGLSFTDKDGTVRTEIRIKWWEDPSLMTYKSISVLPIDNLPQQPIRLSELKSSDYYTEHDKSVFFGHYWLKGKPFVYKKNICCLDYSVAKGGNLVAYSMNGESVLENKNFTYV